Genomic segment of Odontesthes bonariensis isolate fOdoBon6 chromosome 10, fOdoBon6.hap1, whole genome shotgun sequence:
actctctttatgtatatgtgatattattgtggtcattaactcgtgtttccctgttccaacagatatcctttgaatggtgttacagtgccgccgccgctgcagcccccccccccccccccccccccctcccccctttctgtcttctcaaaccccagctggtcgaggcggatggccacccttcctgagtctggttctgccagaggtttcttcctgttaaaagggagtcgtttctctccacagtcgcctcaggcacgctcaggccgggagattggaccgaaaaaacaaaaagttttcagtgcaatctgttggttttcttagctaggaaattgtttttgaattggctctatatgaacgaattggattattttatgaattatgattattattaattaattgaattccaattggcttgaattggacttactatctaagtgccttgagatgacatttgttgtatttggcgctatataaataaaaatgaattgaattgaatagaacCCTGGAGGCCAATTCCACGCTAATTGCAcaagtgaacataaaatacaGTATCTACCAAGATGATGCTCTTCCCCCCCTGCTGTTCTGCATAGGTTCTGCATTTAAACCTCGACATTTACAAGTACTGCGCTGCAGATTATACTACTATAATATAGTGAGGAATTTATGGGCTACTTTTCATTTGTTAGACAAAGTTTTGATATGTGTAGTCATACCATAAACTGCATATCAGCACACAAAATTCTGCTGACTATAATATGAGATTGGTCGTAAAGACGAGATAATATATGTTATGTGCTCTTgaagaaaaatggaaaacatATGTACAGTCCATGCATAGATATAAATGCAATCACTGTGTGTATAATACAGAATACTTCATGTGTTTCTCTAATTGTTACCTTCATTGCTGTACAGTTAGTAGGAAAATAGCCTTACTGCTGTAACTTCTACAATTGGTATGCAATCCATGTATCCTCAATGGCCACTGTACTCATCAAAGCTCTAATAGACACTTAacagtgaatgagttgatgatCCGATAAGAGAACAAACTCTGACCTTGTGTCTGTCCTCCAGGATGGAAAACATACGGCTGAACTTCTCATGCACACTCTGTTTCTGAGTATTACAGTTTTCCTGTgaaggggaaaagaaagataGTGCACAAAATCAAAGATCCATGTGGTAGGGAAGGGATATAATACAGGAAGTAGTATGGTTTGTTTGACACCCATATCTGGACCATCAGtactaaaaataaattaatcaaaatcATTTGATGTAATATTATCACACAAATTGATTATGTTTGATTTTAACTGAACCAAATAtttattaaagttttttttttcattcagtttATACAGTTTGTACTGGAAGGGTGTCACGATCcatgtatttttggtgtgtttttctgATTAGTTTGTTTAGTCTCCAGTTAGTTTTGTCATGAGTCACTTGGTCGTGGTGTGTTCTGAGTTCTAGGCGGGGCGGAGCAGGCATCCAGGAAGTCCAGGCGGAGTCTGtcctgctcctgtctgcacacCTGTTGTCCATCTGCCTCCATTACTGGCTGGCTTTTTAAGGAGCAGTTTCAGTCTCTGCCAGATTGTCTCACAGTTACCTGTGGTAATCCAGGCCGATCTTTTAGTTCTTGGCATGCTGAGTATCACTCTAAATAACTAACCTGTCTTTGTATTTTTCTCCTTGAGGTGTTGCTCTTGTTTTGTGGacttccagtctcccctgttactcttttgctgctgcctgcctgcctgcctgcctgcctgcctgcctgcctgcctgcctgcctgcctgcctgcctgcctgcctgcctgcctgcctgcctgcctggaCTACCCCATCCCTCAGTGCACTCGGTCTGGATCTCTCTGTAAGCCACTACATTCTGAGTTTGATTTCTACGGAACCCCTGAACCGCCTTTGACACTGTTTCTCTCCAGTGAGCACCTGAACTGGGATACAAACCTCTTTGGACACACACCAGCCACTCCTTAATAAACTGGTTTTTGATCTTCCCACTCAGTCCCAATCTgtatttcaattaaaaaatactttatttatcccagagggaaattaaatgttgatgtaactcaattaaatcaaggagttattatagatgctgatggctgtgggcaggaaagatttcctgtagcggtccgttttgcatccaaactttGGGTTCTTTTTGTGTGTACGGCCCTTTTCGGGCGTGACAAGTTTAGCCATTCCCTCTTTTCTCAGTTCCCTTCTGCCAGTCGTCAGCttcactctccccacagtatttagtctcccagttCTTTTCAGTCATTGTCAGATCCTCTGTCAATGTAGCCATGGTTTCCACATCTATCTGCTTCAGCTTCCTGGTTTTGTTATTACTTccgtagttttttttttgcttctccaGCATTGGCTgtgattttcatttttattctaaataaaGTTTCCTCCAGGCTTCTGTCCCGTGTCTGCATCTGGGTCCTCCTTCGTTTCCACCGCCAATCCGTGACACAGGGTTTATTGAAAGATGCCAGTTTGTCGTGCTGTCAGAATTTTTGCTCTAATGTGTTGCCAGCAAGACATTGAAATCCATTCAGCTCTGTGATTTGTGGCCTCTTTATAGATAGTAAAACTATAAAGGATATATTTGAAATGACAGTCAAACTGACCAATAATCTTTTCTATTGAGAGGTGGCtacaaaatgacaaatataaaCTACTTTATGCTTTTGAGTGTATATTTTAACTGGAGAAATATGCTGAAGAACTCGGCCCATCGCCAACTGATATTCTGATTGCTGCATCCACAATTTTGTAGCCTGTGTTAGAGGAAAAAGTCATTCTGCTTAAAAAGTGGTTAAATTACCAAGTTCATAGTGCAGTTTACTTTAAAACCTATATGAAATTAGGTCAAATGAATTTTGATAATCCCAAAGGGAGAATTACAGTGGTgcagtgccttttttttttttcttttcttttggaacAAAATTAAATTATAAGGCGTTGTGTATGGCTATTTCTGCTGGCAGGAATAACTATTCTGTGtactgaagaagcctctgaacACACTTAACTTTTAAATCACTGCATTGTGTAGATGGCTGGCATTGTTGAAGATATTATCAACTTGTGCCTCATTCTTTTGTAATCAGCTCCCAGCACAGACcgctttctttatctttttgttCAGTTTCGTTAGGTCACAAGCTCTAATGCTGTTTACACCTTAAATATTAATTATTATCAACCTTACATATTAATAATTTGATAATGCTAATAATATTTGACTTACTAATTGATTACACATTTTTATAGCTGTATTAACCTTTAATAgaacaataaaaaacattcatacCAACAAACGAAACAgtgaacattttatttaaaatcaaaatgtaAACTTTTGCATTAAGTAATGTGTGCtgttgtaaatgctaatggacaTTTCATATAAAAATTTTAGCCCCAAATCTTGCAGGAGATAATCCGTCAAAGCACAAAACACAAGGTGTCAGGATGAAGGAGGATTTTCCACAAACTGGCAACCCAAGATTAATTCTTATTCATGTCTTTTGACAAATAAAGCATTTCTAAATAATGATGAAGCTGCTCATGACAACTTAGACATCCTTCAGTGAAAGCTACTTTCTCAGACTGGTACTTGTACTTTTTATACTTTTTGTTTTAGATTAAGAAGAAAGTGGACATGCAGTAAAAGAACACTGTGATTTCAGAGTTTTTACAAGGCGTTATTAAGTTATTGTTGCATGTTTTCCAAACCACACATACCTCTATGTTTCTGCAAGCTTTCTCCAGCTCATTGATTTGAGCCTGGACCTTCTCACTGAATGCTACCAGAGAAGTAACTCCTTCACCCAGCTCACcctgaaaaacaaaaggaaatatAGTTCAGTTTTTACTCATTAACATGTTGCCCTTAATAACGCCAGGATACGCTGTGTCAGGAAATCATTCACTAACTACTTATTTCAAGCACTTCCCTGTGATTCAGTTACAGGGATTCAGATACAGTTTAAGCGTCATGAAGTTAAAGAATAATCAATTTATTACATTAGATTACATAACCACATACATTACTTAACACAAACTAATCATGATAGAATGAGGTTTACTGAATAAATGTATTCatctataaatataaaaatatactgTGATTTAATTCAAACAGATTATGAAATACTTTACTTCAGTGAAGTACATGAATGAATAAGATCGTGAAATAAATAGAGAGAAAATTCAAGAAACAAATGATTTGCTGAAAATagatatataaagaaatgaataaCAACTGATTACATCAGTAAAGGAATGTAAATAGCGATATTAACACAAAggtaatggaaatgaaacataaaatatcattttatttcaaatattttacattcattattacacttttcctttcttcttcaagtagCATCGATTGCCATATTCATTCATGAAGTcatttgaagatattttttatttatctatgatTATAGCAGTCTCTGTCCTACAAACTGATCCCATTCTAATAAAAGTCAGAACGATAAAACAGAGATTAAAGGCGCTGGAAGAAGAGAGACGGTGTTATCATCCTTTACTGATTTCTCCTTTCAGCcgttccacacacacacacacacacacacacacacacacacacacggagagCATCATACCTTCTGCTGCTGGTAGATGTCTGTCAGGGGAGCCACCTGACAAGACTGATGAGCCCCAAACACTTTGCAAAGAGAGCACGTGGGAACCTGACAGGTGAGGCAGTAGATGTTCACCTTTTCACCCTCATGGTCCGAACATGTTGGCATCTGATCAGGGGTCGGAGGAGGGGGGACAGGGAGGGGGCTGGAAAGAAGCATATTCAAAGTCTGTATTAGCCTCATCACCTTTAACTTGGAGTTTTGATTCATCTTGTTGTCGCTCTCCACCTTGGTATATTGTTCATTTCCTGTTTGTAGACATCAATGATGTTCTCCACCAGCAGGTTTCTCTGAAGGCCGTAGACGCCATGGCGGTCCAGCACCACCTCGTGTCTGCAGGACGGACAACGGAAACGGCCGCTGTTCACCATCATGGTGGTCCGAGCCTGGAAGAGAGACGGCTGAACCCAAGAAACGATCATTTCTTCATCAaggaaaaaatgtttgaaaGGAAAATGTTACTCTCCATTATGGAGACCAGAAACATGTTTCTAGGATTTAACAGGTCTACTGGGCTCCAGCCCAAGCTCCACGAGGGGCCATTGAGTCAGAGGCTATGTTTAAAGTGACTTAATATCTATTGTTAGAAAGTCATAGAACTCACCATGCACAAGTAAAACAATTCCAAAGAGAAACAAGGTGATCCCACAGTGAGTTTATCATTGACATGCAACAACAGACAGAAAATGTTCTGAAtttaaggaaaaacaaaatatatcaaaataAATATATGACAAAGACATACAGAAGGCATACatataacaaaaaagaaatgctcCTTGTATTAGCAAGTTACTTCTAAAAAACACACATCTTCAGAGAGAAAATCTCCTAAAAACATGCTGAATGGAAAATCATCCAAAAGAATCAACATCTCGATAAGAAGACCCAAAAGGAtcccagagagagaaagaatgaCGTCTGAGTTCTTTTTACCTGCTTTGCTCACGGTTCCTTTTTCTTATAATCTGTCCATGTCTAACTAAACTAAACACTGAGTGTTTGACATGTCATCATAGGAATGAAATCCGACTTTCAGCAGCACACTTTAAAACAAAGGTTTTAATGTTGGAAAACAACTCAGATGTCTggagaaatgatcagataagcACAGCAAGAGAAAGGCAGAAAAACCCAGCATGGGAAAACAGGGAAGAGTGGCGGACGAATGAGAAAAAGGACAGATGAGCAGGGAGGCTGATGCGGGGTTACAGGGGTAAAGCTGCCTGAAATAGTGTCCTTTAATAAgccacagctgctgctgagccGGCCTGAGAGATCACAGACACTCTGACAGTGGCAGGTGGAGAGTCAGCCACTCAGCTCTGAAATGGAGAGATGGGTCCAACCACAATTCATACAAAAGATGAGTCGTTTATGAGGAATAAAGCATACATTAGTTCTCCCTGTTAGAGGACATTAGTATTCTTTATTACTCACTTCTTGGTAAATAAGTTTTACATGAAAGCAGCataagaaaaaaagatcaaatgatcaaatttgaatgattatcttatcttttattcaaatttactTCTATGTCCGTATACTTTTAATTGTGAGTCCATTTGCCTCAGCAAACCCTTTGTTTGATATTCAGGTTTAGCAAAGAAGTAAGATGGAAACAAAATGAACAATTCTATAATGTTtctatttgtttcctaaattctttgttttctaaattgtcttccacttactctagcactagttctgctcttagatgtttggttttggaaggaaatgcacttgtgatttctcgtgatctgaagttcttttgcctaccgatgtggaacacacttattgtaagtcgctttggataaaagcgtctgcaaaatgaccgtaatgtaatataatgtaatgtaatgtaatataatgtcaGTCGTATTGTCACCCCCTGGGGTATTACAGTGTGAAGACTGAGAGCTTTGAATGGGTCAGCAGGAGAGATGAACTGCATGATTTTAGTCCACATTTGGTGTGAGCCACATGATCAGACCAGCACGGTTGCAGAATTTCATGTAGGATTGCACATACTGTATGAATGTGTTTTCTGTTATGTGCCAGCAGATTTATATTAGTTTAAATAATGCTGAAATGTTCCGCATGGTATTTCTGCTTAACAGATTGGATTCAGAAGCATCATGGGGACATGAGGAGTGCACACCAACTAAAACTGTACAGCACATGCTTACAGGAGGAAGAGTACCGTGCTATGTTCTCACATTATTAGCAGCATGTCATATTCAGACAAATGACCTTACTGATGCAAATACAATACCTTTTTTTGAAGCTCATTGATTAACTGATTACTTATTTGCAGCCCATACAGTTCAGAGTGCTACACTTGTGGGGGCTATTAGTTCTTAAGACACATATATCACATACACATCCATAATGACATATGGATGTGTATTCATACGTACGATTTTTTTTACATCGTACGTAAAAAAAATTTGACAAGTGCTCAACAAGAAGACTCAATTATACACAAGGTAGTTGTATATGAAATGGTTTCATCATCCAGAATGAATTCTATTGTAATGTTCATTTTACTGATTAGATAAAGCACAAGTTAGCTGTGGTAAAACTAATTCCAGGTCTGGCATTAATCTGCAGCATTAGAAACAACTGAATGACAATAATAAGGACTTAATTGTTAGGATGTatgtaaaaatgtatttcttcCAGCACACTGATGCACAGCAAATGTCTAATTCTTTATATGTGGTTAGAATGTTTGTTCCATGACTGTGCCTTAAACATTGTAAGATTTTTCTACTGTGTGAATGGAAACCCTGAGTCTGCAAATCAACTTAACTTTAAGGTGAAGGTAGTATGAAACACATCCCTGAAAAACAGGTATTCCATTTGATTTGGTTTACAGTGGGTCTCCAGCATTATCCAGCACACGCCACCCACGTGTGTGAGCACACGCAACCCACTCAGAGACTCATCTATGTGCACATATTCCTGTTTACAAGATGTGTTTGAACACAGCTTTCAAAGTGCAACAACTGCTCACACATGCTGGGAacaaagcagatgcagatctgtgCGTcagcgtgcgtgtgtgtgtgcgcagtgGATTATCAGAGTCTAAATTGGGACAAGTGGATGTTTAAGTGGTATGCTCAGGTCAGCGAAATCAAAATCACCTGTCAGGACACATATTTACTGCCATTGTTCGGACTCTGTGTGTGCTCTTGTTTCTGTTACATCATCGGGAGCTTTTCTGCCGATCATCACTGACCCTGTTGGGACCAGTAAATCTTATAGGGGCGAAAGAACAGCCCCAGTGAGACAAAACATCATCGTCCTTTTCGGGGTtttattagggttagggtaagggcgtGAAATGAGGTCAGGGACTGGGTTAGGCTGTACACAATCACTGCAACGTCCTCAGAAGGATAGCTGTACGGGCTTGTGTGCACATGCATCTTATAAAGCAGACCTGGTAAAGCTGGTTTGCGCACTTTCTGCACAGGTTGTGCTGGCAGGGCAGGATGACCACCGGCTTGTTGAAGATCTCCAGGCAGATCGGACACATCAGCTGTTTCTCCAGTGATGCCAGTGCTTCCTCACGTTCTGCTCCCTGGCCGACCTGCAGATGGctcaggtcagctgacagaGACATGCCTGCTTCACCAAGCTTCTCCCCCTCCGAATGAAAGCAGAAAACACTTTGATTATCACATTCACTGCTGCACCATCCACAATCTGACTTCCTGTCATTCATGTAAGGAGGATTTGAACTGATTGGGGTAGATTAATAGGTAACAAATTGGAGACAATTCTGTTGGCAGCTGTTCTTATTGTGGAAATAAACAGTATATACTGTACATATTAAATCCCATTTGTTTTATATAAAGTTCATTTTGAGGATTTATTATTGCATCGTGCGGACTAATATACTGTGTATATGTTACATCATTTATTCACTTGCATGAAATAAAACTGTAATCCTAAATATTTGGTCACATTTGAGTCAAGGAgctcataacaaaaaaaaaaaagtttcagtgcaatccgttggtttccttagctaggaaattgtttttgaattggctctatatgaacgaattggattattttatgaataattatgattacaattaattgaattccaattggcttgaattggactttattatctaagtgccttgagatgatatttgttgtatttggcactatataaataaaaatgaattgaattgaattgaacaagcGCTTGAATAGAAAAACAAAGCTTTGAATACACAGCTTGTATTGATACAAGAGGTGTGATGGGAGTTTTCATCAAACAATCCATCCAAACAGTTCTGGACTGCAACCGTACAACAGAGGCACAAGTGTTCTGCTGTTGGGCCACGTCCCAGATGTCTCTCTTTGATTAAAGGAACATTCAGTCTAAGCACTCGTTTGCTGAAATCCTTCCTCAAAATGAGTTTAGTTCTAGGTACTGGGCTAAGCTATACCAACCATGAGTATGACATAAAACAACTGCAAAAAGAATCAAACCTTTTGGAGTGTAAAAACAGGTAGATAAAGAGGTGAAACATGATGGAATACTCACCATCCTCTGCATGTGCTGATGGCGAGCAGTGTGTCACAGTCTGTTCACACTCAACTTTTTCTTGATCTCcaaaatgttttgcttttcaGAGAGGAGTTGCAGGTAGTGGGAGGGGGAACTTTATCTGGAGGATTTTACTGACATGAAAACGTCGCTGGTGTAAGTTTGCTTTTGCTCAGAAATGGCTGACTCACTTCAGCACACAGGTTCATTCTTAGTCGTGTAAACTAAGGTACTGCCATAGAGTATACATCCAAAATCTGAAGAAGTCCCACCCTGAGCAGCAGTGGAGTTCCACCTTCAGCAGGGGCCTGTTTCTGAGCTCTCCCCTTCAGTTCCACCAAACTGTCGGTCGGGACAGCAGACTCTACCTTGTTTTGGAACTTTCTCCAGTTCTTCCCCACTCGTTTGTCGTCCGCCTCCTCCTCACACACTCTTCCAGTGCTTTCTTtcgctgtgtttgtttgttcacaGTGTCCTCGCCATCTGCAGCAGTGTGTGTCTCACAGGAGAAAGAGGACTgatctgagtgtgtgtgtgtgtgtgtgtgtgtgtgtgtgtgtgtgttggggggcaTCAGGTTTCAGCGCACTGCCTCTGAAATGATCCCAACACCATATGGGGGAGTTGGCATGCTGGACAGATTAGGACCCTGCCAGGCTGTGCTCTTTCTACTGTTACAACCTCAAAGTCCTCTTAAAGGTGTTATATGTGACATCTGAATATATTCCAATCAAGACCGATGTAATGGCTCATTTGAAGTTGGCAGTACTGTACATACAAATGCAATTTCCAGAAAAAGTGGGACATTTCCCAAAAGGTAACAACTTCTGTGATTGATTCATTTGTTTGAGGCTTTATTGAACATGGGAAATTATTTTCATTCTCTTCACTGACTAACTCAAATGCAGTAAAGAGCATAAACATGGTTTTATAAAAACAGTATTTCAATTAAATGCTAGAAacacggtaaaaaaaaaagctgtgagaaaaGCAAAGAAAGACCGAAAGGTTTGAAGAACAGAAAGGAAACACGGGCCTGGAAAATGAAAACTCCACCAGACTCAGTCAGCAGAGGTTGAACTGCTCCAAACTGGGCTCACACACTTCTATCCTGTCCAACTAAACTCAGATGGGCTTAATGCATAATATTCAAAAAGGTTGAAAGGTTAAAGGAGTCTGAGGTAACCTCAGTGCGTAAAGACAGAGGACAGAAACTGTTGTCTGTTGGAAGCCCTCAACAAGCACTGCATGAGAATCCATCGTCCCACCACGATCAATAGAAGCACGTAGCCTGGGAGACATCTTGGAGAATCATTGTCGCCCCAACCACAGATGCATCCTGTGGCACTAATGGAACTGTTTTACATATTTCTTTCACCAGTTCTTTGAACATTCATCATACAGcagaagttaaagttaaagttttgcatatatatataacacATTTTCATCAGCAGTCATAGAGCTTACTGATCTTAAGAAGGAGATTACCTGATTAGCTTCAACCAgtattttctttaatgttttatatTAGTTGGAAATCCAACTGTTTATTGACATTCCTTAAGCTTTTTCCCATCTCTAATTGTAAATGAAAGGACCACAATAAGGGAATTTGCCAGTCCAGAAATCAAATTATAGTGATACTAAACCCTTGTTAACACTTTGGAGCATACATGTGACAGTTTCTAATTACAAGCCAGCCAGCTGTATTTCACCTAGGCATGTGGTGTGATGTAACAACAGTTCAGGCCACAACACATAACTCACAATGAGACTGCAGGAAAAGGGACAAACACCAGCTGTCTGTGGCAGGACTGCAGTGAAAGGAAATCCAAACTGGAGAATAAAGCTGCCAGTTAAGTTCTCTACCAGGCTGGTGTGTGGCCGATGTTAATCAAGGTGTAAACTCCTGGTGAAAAAGGGAGTGTCTTTCTGTAGTGTTTAAACCAAATCATGTCACTGGCatttatttaaagggatagttctcctcttttgtcatgaagctgtatgacatcccatattagcaatattattaatataatatataaatattttcttaccccctgctgcgtcctgtgagcagagttccagcctcgttttggcgttgatgaaggtagtccggctagttggctggggccacaaaaataaagcgttttgcttcgcaaaacaatatgcgttcaaaagagtaatacatctgcatcacaaaatcgttctccaagaaaaagtcagacttcacaatcgcttggcgctattttctctctacctccgtatcactgcgtgctgccgcctgccaacagccgcgcctgttacagtgtttgctgctcagaagcaggggactgctcggtctgcacaatctacacagcaggcagtgatacgaagggagagaaaatagggccaagcgattgtgaggtctgactttttcctggagaaagattttgtgatgcaaatgtattactctgttgaacgcatattgttttgagaagcaaaacgctttattttttaagccccagccaactagccggactaccttcgtcaacgccaaaacgaggctggaactctgctcacaggacgcagcagggggtaagaagatgttcatgaataattttgctaatatgggatgtcatacagcttcatgtcaaaagaggcgaactatccctttaagacaacACAAAATAGCTGAAACCTGTGAgaataatatgtcccctttgaAGATCATCTATATCAAGGATTCTACATTTCCTGCTTTAAAGCAGCGATTCCCACACGTATCCATGGTCTACAGATCCAGATATGTTGTTGACACTAGAAAGGAATTTATAGACCGGCTTGTACATTGATGTGGGCTGTGGCTGTTGAAATACATTCTTTGCTAAATATGTGAAATGTTCGGATTGGATAGTTATGACCAACTGTGGGATCCTCCTTGGCAAAGATAACAATAGAATTGGGGCTTTTCCACATTTTTATTCAAAGAAACACACAGGGAAAACGTTCATTCTGAAGGATCAgagacatttattttaaaactgaatgTCCGCCTGACAGACAAGCTAGAAACAGAAAACCTCCACATCTCTACAGAATCCACTGCGTGTATGTACAGAGCGTCCGCCATCTTTTCAAATCTTTGTCAAAATGGTTCACATCTAGAATTCTATACATCTCCTTGATATACCAGCTAGCAATTAAATCAGATattaaaaagacaagaaaaatcaaataaataattcaGTATAATTATCATCTGGATCCTCATTTCTGTCATTGTTCTGGATTGAACAGTGGAAGCGTTCATGTATGATGGGCTTTAAACTGCAGTA
This window contains:
- the trim101 gene encoding tripartite motif containing 101 isoform X2, with product MQRMGEKLGEAGMSLSADLSHLQVGQGAEREEALASLEKQLMCPICLEIFNKPVVILPCQHNLCRKCANQLYQPSLFQARTTMMVNSGRFRCPSCRHEVVLDRHGVYGLQRNLLVENIIDVYKQEMNNIPSPLPVPPPPTPDQMPTCSDHEGEKVNIYCLTCQVPTCSLCKVFGAHQSCQVAPLTDIYQQQKGELGEGVTSLVAFSEKVQAQINELEKACRNIEENCNTQKQSVHEKFSRMFSILEDRHKVMTQQINSEQDEKMVHAQVLLRCYGDSMEANSKLMERVLSSMEDPDEVAFVQNSKQLITNVIAAATSCPSETLKPGHENLSHFQFNFSKQERALKSIDFIKGCHAALLPAGLPAHPAEGLGLHRLFSLHITPEGHTCILGATQMENETQSPAHSGYPLLLFCPRRVSSTQFSCGRAEPHPQKEVEEKGKCPERKFCCEEKERCTSHYIQITYIHTYIHIYVCVCVCVCTYV